In the Capsicum annuum cultivar UCD-10X-F1 unplaced genomic scaffold, UCD10Xv1.1 ctg73004, whole genome shotgun sequence genome, ttTTTCCTGTTCCATTTTTCAACCGAAGGTTAGTAGAGCAGTCTTTTGCACTGGCTGCTTTATATTGATACTGATGTGAGTTTCTGTCTTAATCATTTAATATTCTATTTTGCTCAGTCTTGCTGTTTTTGCTGTTTGAGTTTGCATGCTCTCTATCTATGCTTCTTTCCATCCTTCCCAGTTCCCTCTTCtaaaattatctttcaaaaaCTTGAATTGCTTATGAACCAAGCCAATTCTTATTTATTCTCTCTGGTAGGATGGGGATGCATTGACCTTGAGGCGGCTTGTAGAGAAAGAAGCTCGTGATCTTAGTGGAGAAGCTTTTGCTCATTTCATGGATCATCTATATGAACGCATTACTACATTTCTTAATAGTAATGAAGTTTTTGAAAATCTGGGAGCATTGAGGGCTATTGATGAGCTAATAGATGTCACCATCAGCGAAAATACATCAAAAGTGGCAAAATTCTCCAATTACATGCGCGCTGCCTTTGAAATAAAGCGTGATCCTGAAATCTTGGTCCTTGATAGTAAAGTTCTTGGTCACCAAGCTAGATTTGGTGGTGCAATGACTGCAGATGAAGTAGAACGTCAAGTGTGTAGCGTTTTGATGCTTCAGATACTTGATTGTCTGACATCAGGATCTCAACTCTTTTGTATTTTCAGGTTAAAGTTGCACTAGAATGGCTTCGTGGTGAAAGAATTGAGTATCGTCGCTTTGCTGTAGTCTCAATATTAAAGGTACAATTAGCATATTTCTTCATGATTTGTTCTATAAGCAAAAATTTTGAACCTgggttttgtttatttcatctttaCATGATGGGGAAACTTTGAATTGAAGTCTCTTTTTTTGGTTACTGTCTCTCCACCCGAGAAAATTCTACTGTTCTCACCGCCATTCTACCAAATCTCCCTTTTCCTTTCTTCAACTTTTCCACCCTCCGATTTACCATTGTTCTAGAAGGTACCTAAAGAGGATTCCtcacttttctctctctttcaaaACCGTGCATGATACTTTCATTTCGCATGGCTTCTAAGTGATAAAAGAAAGAAGTGTTCCCAAAACTAAATACAAATACTAGCTATTTATTAAAATTGTATCCTAAAGTTTAACTAGTGTTTTTTTTCCTGTTATCACCTAATGAAGAGTGAAATAGTTCATACTATAGAAATGTGGTTGTcattcttataatattttaaataaatccACCACATAGCATATTGAATTCCAGATACGAGCTAAGTACTTGCTGATGATGTCCCTGTTTCCTTCGTGATCGATTTGTGACTAATTATTTAATGGTTTGTGATATTTGATTTCATTTTAATGATTTAATCTGCTTTTACTAATTGTAGAATCTGgatgaataagattttcatcttCAATGTTGACTACTGTGAACTCAAGTTTGTTGATTTTACTTTTACAGATATGCATGAATCATATACTTCATGTCCTTAAAATACCTGCAGAACGTGCCAGTGGGTTCATCGCTCTTGGGGAGATGGCTGGTGCTCTGGATGGTGGACTCATTAACTATTTGCCGACAATAACCTCTCACTTCCGTGATGCGGTATGCAATATATGTCATTACAGATGTACTTGTCTAACTGTACTGTTTCCGGTCTTTCAATTGGAAAGTTATATTTTTCTGTTCCCAATGTAAAAAGAAGTTATAAATAACTGAAAGGTTCTCTCTGAGTTTGAGCAGAAATGTCATGAACGGGTTATTTTGTGTGGTGTTGCTCaagggtaacatatgtattttctGTGTCACAGCATTCCACCTTTGGATTGTAGGTTCTTTCTATAACATGTAAATACGCGATCAATAATCGTGACAGGTGAAATATGTTTCTCTTAGATTGCTCCTCGTAGAGGCAGGCCGCCATTTGAGGCGTTAGCATGTGTTGGAAATATTGCTAAAGAAATGGGACCAACCATGTAGC is a window encoding:
- the LOC124885151 gene encoding serine/threonine-protein kinase TOR-like, with protein sequence MGSSSQAIRYPVATIGSGNIDALNRVLADLCTKSNPKDGDALTLRRLVEKEARDLSGEAFAHFMDHLYERITTFLNSNEVFENLGALRAIDELIDVTISENTSKVAKFSNYMRAAFEIKRDPEILVLDSKVLGHQARFGGAMTADEVERQVCSVLMLQILDCLTSGSQLFCIFRLKLH